The DNA window ATAATGGTGAAAATGCAAAACTTGTTCATATACCGCATTTGGTGAAGTGTCGTTATGAATCACATCATTTGCACATGCCAAGCGGGAGGAGCGACTGGCTTGTGCTGCCAAAATTTGGGTTGTTTCTGTTGCATTAAAACCATTACGCAGTGCTAATCGTTGGTATTGTAACGTAGTTGGACAATCAACCACTAATACTCGATTAACCTGTGTAGTTTGTCTTGTTTCGACTAATAAGGGAATGCTAAAAATACAGTAAGCATCAGTTACCATCGTTGCTTGTTTGTGCATTTCATTGCGAATTAATGGATGCAAGATGGATTCTAAGCGTTTGCGTTGTTGGCTATCTTGAAAAACAAATTGGCGTAACTGTTGTCGATCAAGACGACCTTCTGCGTCTAAAATAGTTTGCCCAAAGACCTCAGCAATCATAAAAACAGCGGGTTGTCCCGCTTGAGTCAGTTGATGCGCAATCACATCTGCATCAATAATGGGCACACCCAAAGTAGCAAAGTGATTGCTAACTGTCGTTTTTCCGCTGGCAATTCCACCTGTTAAACCAATAATGAATGGCTTAGTCAAGTGACACCTATCCCCGTCATGTGTTGATACCAATGTACCAGTAAATCCCCCCATAGCAGGTAAATCCAGCCAGCCGCTGCAAGGTAAGGACCAAAGGGAATAGGAATATTTCTATCTTGTCCACGAATAACAATCAAAGAAATGCCAACTACTGCTCCGACTAAAGAGGAGAAAAGAATAATCACAGGGAGAGCTTGCCACCCCATCCACGCGCCTAACATTGCCAAGAGTTTAAAATCGCCAAATCCCATGCCTTCTTTACCCGTTATCAGTTTGAATAGCATATAAACTGACCATAGGCTTAAATAACCCGCCATAGCACCAATGACACTATTATATAGACCAACTTGAGGATAGAAACCCAATAAATTAAGTAGGATACCCAACCAGAGAATGGGTAGAGTAATCGCGTCAGGGAGTAATTGATGGTCTATATCAATCATGCTCAGTGTCAACAATGCCCATGTTAAAAAGACAAAACCAAGCAATGGCAATCCAAAGTCAATAAGATGCCATGTTTGCCAAACGGTCAACATGGCTAAGAGCGCGCTAATTGCCTCAATCGTGGGATAACGAGCAGAAATAGTCGTGTGGCAAGCGGTGCATTTTCCACGTTGCCACAAATAACTAAATAAGGGGATATTTTCTAAAGCGGTAATATGGTGTCCACAGGATGGACAGCGCGATGCAGGATAGGCGAGGTTAAAAATAGGTTCATTATCTGTAGTTGTGGATGGTTGTTGTAGCAATTCCGCACACTGATTACGCCAGTCACGCTCCATCATAATGGGCAAGCGGTAAATCACGACATTAAGAAAACTACCAACAATCAACCCAAAAATACCAACACAGATAATGGCAACAAGTTGATGGGTCGCAAGAAACTCAAACATATCCATATGATTAAACAACAGAACCCATTTTAAAGATTGGTAAGTACATTGCCACGACTAAACCCCCAATGACAATCCCCAAGAACGCCATAATCATGGGTTCTAACAAACTACTCATTGCATCAACCAGTGCATCAACTTCCTCTTCATAGAAATCAGCCACTTTACCAAGCATCGTTTCTAATGCCCCAGATTCTTCACCAATCTGCACCATTTGCACCATCATATTGGGCCAAATTTTTCCCTGATTACGCATACTAGTCGCCAGTGCAATCCCTGTTGAAACATCGTCTTTAATCTGTAACACCGCTTCTTGATAAACAATATTGCCTGTTGCGCCTGCGACAGAATCCATCGCTTCAACCAAAGGCGTACCCGCAGCAAACATAGTTGCCATGGTACGGGCAAAACGTGCTACGGCAGATTTACCGATTAAGTCACCAAAGATTGGCATTTTTAATGACATTCGTTGTAAAAAACTGTCAAAGGCAGGAATACGTTTCTTCGCTTGTTTAAAGGCAATGACACCACCAATAATAGTTCCAAAGATAATGTACCAATATTTAACAAATTTCTCGGATAAGTCCACGACAAATTGAGTTAAAGCGGGTAAGTCTGCACCAAACCCTTTAAATAAATCCGCAAACACGGGAACTACGAAAATCATCAAAATAGCGGTAATAATAAAGGCAACGACAATAACAGCGATAGGGTAGGTGAGTGCCTTTTTAATTTTCTTTTTAATCCCTTCGGTTTTTTCCTTATAGGTTGCTACTTTATCTAATAAGGATTCTAATGCCCCTGCTTGTTCACCTGCTTCTACGAGGTTACAGAATAACGCATCAAATTGATCAGGATGTTGGCGCAAACCATCTGCTAACGTTCCTCCTGATTCAACAGTCGCTTTAATATCAAGAAGCATTTTCTGCATACGAGGGTTTTCTTGCCCTTGCGCAACAATATCAAATGCTTGAATTAATGGCACTCCCGCACTCATCATCGTGGTCAATTGCCGTGCAAAAACTGCAATATCTGAAGCTGTAATGGGTTTTCCACTACTATCACCAAAAAGTGGTTTTGGTTTTTTGCGTACACGAGTTGGCGTAATTCCTTGTTTACGCAATAACGCCTTTACCAAAATTTCGCTACTACCGGTTAACTCCCCTTTCAGCTTTTTACCTTGTTTGTCTGTACCATCCCAAATGTAAATTTCTGTTTTTGGAAGGTTCGCTCCACCTGCGGTGGTCTTTTTCGCAACATTTTCTGCCATAGCATATTATTCCTTGAGGACAACACGATTGATTTCTTCTAAAGAAGTCAATCCATCTTTGACCTTTTTAAGACCTGACTGACGTAAATCAGGGATACCCTCTCGTTGAGCTTGGTCTGCTAAGTCGACTGCATTTTTGCCTTCCATAATCATACGGCGCATTGCGTCAGAGATGGGCATCACTTGGTAAATCCCTACCCGTCCTTTGTAACCAGAGCCATTACATTTTTCACAACCATCTGGACGTGGTCCATAAATTTTAAAATTAGGGTCATTGACATCTTGTTCTTTAAACCCTTCTTCTATCAGTGTTTTTTTAGGAATATCAATTTCTACTTTGCAGGAACATAAACGACGACACAGACGTTGTGCCATCACGAGATTGACGGAAGTTGCAATTGCAAAGGGGGCAATTCCCATATCGATCATCCGTGTCAACGTTTGTGGTGCATCATTGGTGTGTAAGGTTGACATTACCATGTGTCCCGTGGACGCAGCTTTAATTGCAATACTGCCCGTTTCTAAATCCCGAATCTCACCAACCAGAATAATATCAGGGTCTTGACGTAAGAAGGCTTTTAATGCCTTTGAGAACGTCATTCCTGTTCGTTCATCGACTTGAACTTGGTTAATCCCTGGTAAGTTAATTTCTACAGGGTCTTCCGCTGTGGAGATATTAACATCTTCTTTATTAAGAATATTTACCCCTGTATAAAGTGATACCGTTTTACCACTCCCTGTAGGACCTGTTACCAACACCATGCCATATGGATTTGCAAGAGCCTGTAAATATAGCTCTTTTTGCTCTGCCTCATAACCCAGCTGATCAATATTTAATTTTGCCGCCGAAGAGTCCAAAATCCGCATAACGACCTTTTCACCAAACAAGGTTGGGCAGGTACTAATACGGAAATCCATTGATTTATTTGCGGAAATTTTTAACTTAATCCGACCATCTTGAGGAACGCGACGTTCAGATACGTCCAAGCGTGACATGACTTTAATCCGAGCAGCTAATTTACGGTTTAAGCCAATCGGGGGGGTAGAGATAGTGCGCAACATTCCATCAATCCGAAATCGAACACGATAGAATTTTTCATAAGGTTCAAAATGCAAGTCAGATGCGCCCATTTTAATCGCATCTAGTAACATTTTATTGACAAACTTTACAATTGGAGCATCTTCAGCATCATTTTTTTCTTCTTCTTTATTAGCCCCTTCGCCTTCTTCGCCTTCTAGGTCTAAATCGTTAAACTCTCCGTCTAAGCCTTTCATGCTCGTGTCAAAAAGTTCCGCCACTTTTTCCATGAGCTTGATAAGTTTGTCTTCTTCTACCAAGATGGCCTCTGTATTCATCTTGGTCTGGAATTTGATTTCGTCTAATGCAGGAAAGTTAGTTGGATCAGACATTGCGACAAATAGACGATTGCCGCGTTTATAAATAGGTAATGTGCGATGTTTTTTTAATAATTTTTCATCAATTAGCTTAATGACTTCGGGATTTAACTCGACATTTTCGATATCAACCAGTGGAACCCCTAGTTCTTCAGAAGCAGCATGGGCAACTTCCTTGCTGCCCAATAACTTTTTTTCAACAATATAGCTAGCAAAAGAAATGCGGGTTTTGAGGGCTTCTTCAAAAGCCTGTTCTGCTACAGCCTCGGTAAGCAAGTTTTCGGTAACTAACTTACGGGCTAGCCCTGTGAGAATGACTTTAGATTTCGTTACTGACATAGGCTTTAACCTGTGATTACTTTTGTAGAATACTAAGTTATATCAGCCCAACACGCCAACTTTTATTTCGCAGACGATAAGGACACCCAGTCAAGTGCATCACACTGATACTCTTTAGGTTAGACTGTTTGTGACCGCATTGCTTTCCTTGTCGCTTTATGTACGTAAAACTTACTTGTTTTTGCTAGTAAAGCTGTACAAAACGATAGTTTATCGTGTGAAGCAACAGAAAATTTAGAAAATCCACTCAGTCTAAGAAATAGTGTGAATACAGTGAATGTATTCACACTATTGGCATTATTACCTACCGTACTGCTAACTTAACGCATTTCTAAGAAGTTTTTTAACAACGCATGACCCTGTTCAGTCAATATAGATTCAGGGTGAAACTGTACCCCTTCTAAGGATTTTAGCGTTTTATGACGCACACCCATGATTTCGTCAATTTGACCCTCAGGGGTTTCTGTCCATGCGGTAACTTCTAAACAATCTGGCAAGCTATCCTTTTCAATGACTAATGAATGATAACGAGTTGCTTGATAAGGGGTTTTCAACCCTTGAAAAACACCAATATTCTTGTGATGCACTAATGAGGTTTTACCGTGCATAATGGTTTTTGCACGAATAATATGCCCACCAAATGCTTGCCCGATACTTTGATGACCAAGACAAACACCTAAAATAGGCACTTTGCCTGCAAATGCTTGAATGGCAGGAATAGAAACCCCTGCTTCATTAGGCGTACAAGGTCCTGGTGAAACAACAATATGTTGAGGCGTTAATCTCGTGATGTCTTCAATGGTGATTTGGTCGTTTCGATACACATGAACATCTGCGCCCAATTCACCAAAATATTGCACCAGATTGTAGGTGAAGGAATCATAATTGTCTATCATCAATAACATATAACAACTCCTTAACCTTTTAGTTGAACTGATAAACGCCAGAGGCTGCCATGGCAACGGCTTTAAACATTGCACGTCCTTTATTCAAAGTCTCATTCCATTCATTTTCTGGCACAGAATCAGCCACAATACCTGCCCCCACTTGAATATGTAAGACCCCATCTTTAATCACAGCTGTGCGGATAGCAATTGCTGTATCCATATCACCATGCCATGCGAGATAACCGACTGCCCCCCCATAAATACAGCGTTTAATCGGTTCTAACTCGTCAATAATTTCCATTGCCCGAACTTTAGGCGCGCCACTTAAAGTGCCAGCGGGGAATACTGCACGTAAGACATCAATTGCGCTTAAATCAGGTTTAATTTGCCCCGTCACATTCGACACAATATGCATAACATGTGAATAACGCTCTACAATCATCTTATCCGTGAGCTTAACGCTACCAATTTCAGCAACTCGCCCTACATCATTACGCCCTAAATCAATCAACATTAAGTGTTCAGCACATTCTTTAGGATCAGCTAATAACTCCGTTTCAAGGGCTTTATCGCTCGCCTCATCAGCACCACGTGGGCGTGTGCCTGCGATGGGACGCACCGTAATTTCTCCTTGCGACAAACGCACTAAAATTTCAGGAGAAGAGCCAACAACATGGAAATCTGCTAAATCCAAATAAAACATATAAGGCGATGGGTTAAGATTTCTAAGTGAACGGTAAACATTTAACGGCGACACAGGACAAGGAATTGTCATGCGTTGCGATAAAACCACCTGCATAATGTCACCATCTAAGGCATAGGCTTTAATCCGCTCAACCGCGTTTTTATAGGCTTCTTTACCAAATCCTGTTACAAAATCACTTTCGTTCACGGTATAAGGCGGCGTGTTATCGACCAATGTCGGACGGTTTTCCCGCAACTGCTTGACTAACGCATCTAAACGTTGCTCTGCTTTTGCTAACGCATCTGGTATATCCGTATCTGCATGAACAATTAAATATAATTTCCCTTTTAAACTATCAAAAACCAATACCTCATCGGATACCATCAATAAAATATCAGGCGTTTGTAACGGGTCAGACTGTTGCGCATGGGCTAAACGCGGCTCGATATAACGAATCGTATCGTAACCAAAATACCCCACTAAGCCCCCCATAAAGGGCAAAACATGTGGTAAAACAGGAACACGAAACCGTTGCTTAAAGTTTGCAACCCATGCTAATGGATCACTCACTTGTAAACGCTCGACAATTTGCCCAGATTGCCACACTTCAATCGCGTTACCCCAAACGCGGACGACAACCTTTGCTGGTAAGCCGATAAACGAATAGCGTCCCCACTTCTCACTACCTTGAACAGATTCAAATAAGTAAGAATACGCCCCATTAGCTAATTTTAAATAGGCACTTAACGGCGTATCTAAATCGGCTAATACTTCACGTAGAACGGGGATGCGGTTATAACCCGCTTGGACGAGTTCAGAATATTGCGCTGGGGTCATGCTAAATCCATTTAATTAAGTCAAATGAAAGGGGAATACAACGGCATAATATTTTCAGATAAGGAAAAGAAAGGACAAAAATAGATAGGTCATGATGTTAAGTATTTTTTTAAACTTAATACAGCAACGTACTATTTTAACAAAAAATGCTTAACGAATGGAAAAACACTACCTAACAAACGTTATATGTAAATTCTAACAGAGCCATGATGAATTTTCCGCCTAGATGATGAACAATGCGCACACTTTTCCAATCACATAATGTGAAAAAGTGAGAATCTTTTCTTTATTAAATCGGCATCACGCACAAAACTTTCATTCATCACTTCAACCAATCACCAACCAGCTCAACATAAATGGCATGGTTACAGCCGCTATGATGGTCTGAAAAGTAATAATATTTGCCATCAATGTTGCATCCCCCCCCATTTGCCTTGCCAAAATATAAGCAGAGGTTGCCGTTGGTAACGTACCATATAAAACAGCAATCGTACTGGTTGCTTGATCTAAACGCATTAACCAACAGAAAGACCACACACATAAGGGAAAAATAAATAATTTCAAGCCAGCACTAACTAATAAACTTTCCCAATGCGCTTTAAACGCACCAAAACGCAAACCTGCTCCAGCCGCTAATAAACCTAATGCTAAAGAAGCCTTCCCTAAAATACTAAACGTCTGTTGCAAAAAAATGGGTAATCGCCAATCCAACACATTCAAACTAATACCAATCACACAACCTATAATTAATGGATTACGTAATAATGCTTTAAAAATTACACCCCAATGCGTTGGCTCATGCGTTGCGTAATGCGCTAATATCGAAACACATAAAATATTCGCTAAAGGAATCATACAAGCCATCGCTAACGCCGCTAAAGGAACACCAGCTCCCTGTAATAATGCTGCCGCAACGGCAATACCGACATAAGAATTAAAACGAACACTCCCCTGAAAAATAGAGCTAAACCCCCGTCCATCAACCGCTAATACCCCACGTATTAACCACGTTAACAACCCAACCAGCAACATACTTCCTATTAATGCCACCAACATCGGCACAATATTTAATCCCTGCAACTGCGCTGAAGATAACTCATTGATAATTAAACAAGGAAATAAAATATAATAAGTCACCTCTTCCATGGGTTTCCAAAAAACATCA is part of the Beggiatoa alba B18LD genome and encodes:
- the coaE gene encoding dephospho-CoA kinase (Dephospho-CoA kinase (CoaE) performs the final step in coenzyme A biosynthesis.) encodes the protein MTKPFIIGLTGGIASGKTTVSNHFATLGVPIIDADVIAHQLTQAGQPAVFMIAEVFGQTILDAEGRLDRQQLRQFVFQDSQQRKRLESILHPLIRNEMHKQATMVTDAYCIFSIPLLVETRQTTQVNRVLVVDCPTTLQYQRLALRNGFNATETTQILAAQASRSSRLACANDVIHNDTSPNAVYEQVLHFHHYYQQLACETSTQP
- a CDS encoding prepilin peptidase; amino-acid sequence: MDMFEFLATHQLVAIICVGIFGLIVGSFLNVVIYRLPIMMERDWRNQCAELLQQPSTTTDNEPIFNLAYPASRCPSCGHHITALENIPLFSYLWQRGKCTACHTTISARYPTIEAISALLAMLTVWQTWHLIDFGLPLLGFVFLTWALLTLSMIDIDHQLLPDAITLPILWLGILLNLLGFYPQVGLYNSVIGAMAGYLSLWSVYMLFKLITGKEGMGFGDFKLLAMLGAWMGWQALPVIILFSSLVGAVVGISLIVIRGQDRNIPIPFGPYLAAAGWIYLLWGDLLVHWYQHMTGIGVT
- a CDS encoding type II secretion system F family protein encodes the protein MAENVAKKTTAGGANLPKTEIYIWDGTDKQGKKLKGELTGSSEILVKALLRKQGITPTRVRKKPKPLFGDSSGKPITASDIAVFARQLTTMMSAGVPLIQAFDIVAQGQENPRMQKMLLDIKATVESGGTLADGLRQHPDQFDALFCNLVEAGEQAGALESLLDKVATYKEKTEGIKKKIKKALTYPIAVIVVAFIITAILMIFVVPVFADLFKGFGADLPALTQFVVDLSEKFVKYWYIIFGTIIGGVIAFKQAKKRIPAFDSFLQRMSLKMPIFGDLIGKSAVARFARTMATMFAAGTPLVEAMDSVAGATGNIVYQEAVLQIKDDVSTGIALATSMRNQGKIWPNMMVQMVQIGEESGALETMLGKVADFYEEEVDALVDAMSSLLEPMIMAFLGIVIGGLVVAMYLPIFKMGSVV
- the pilB gene encoding type IV-A pilus assembly ATPase PilB — protein: MSVTKSKVILTGLARKLVTENLLTEAVAEQAFEEALKTRISFASYIVEKKLLGSKEVAHAASEELGVPLVDIENVELNPEVIKLIDEKLLKKHRTLPIYKRGNRLFVAMSDPTNFPALDEIKFQTKMNTEAILVEEDKLIKLMEKVAELFDTSMKGLDGEFNDLDLEGEEGEGANKEEEKNDAEDAPIVKFVNKMLLDAIKMGASDLHFEPYEKFYRVRFRIDGMLRTISTPPIGLNRKLAARIKVMSRLDVSERRVPQDGRIKLKISANKSMDFRISTCPTLFGEKVVMRILDSSAAKLNIDQLGYEAEQKELYLQALANPYGMVLVTGPTGSGKTVSLYTGVNILNKEDVNISTAEDPVEINLPGINQVQVDERTGMTFSKALKAFLRQDPDIILVGEIRDLETGSIAIKAASTGHMVMSTLHTNDAPQTLTRMIDMGIAPFAIATSVNLVMAQRLCRRLCSCKVEIDIPKKTLIEEGFKEQDVNDPNFKIYGPRPDGCEKCNGSGYKGRVGIYQVMPISDAMRRMIMEGKNAVDLADQAQREGIPDLRQSGLKKVKDGLTSLEEINRVVLKE
- a CDS encoding aminodeoxychorismate/anthranilate synthase component II, which gives rise to MLLMIDNYDSFTYNLVQYFGELGADVHVYRNDQITIEDITRLTPQHIVVSPGPCTPNEAGVSIPAIQAFAGKVPILGVCLGHQSIGQAFGGHIIRAKTIMHGKTSLVHHKNIGVFQGLKTPYQATRYHSLVIEKDSLPDCLEVTAWTETPEGQIDEIMGVRHKTLKSLEGVQFHPESILTEQGHALLKNFLEMR
- the trpE gene encoding anthranilate synthase component I; translation: MTPAQYSELVQAGYNRIPVLREVLADLDTPLSAYLKLANGAYSYLFESVQGSEKWGRYSFIGLPAKVVVRVWGNAIEVWQSGQIVERLQVSDPLAWVANFKQRFRVPVLPHVLPFMGGLVGYFGYDTIRYIEPRLAHAQQSDPLQTPDILLMVSDEVLVFDSLKGKLYLIVHADTDIPDALAKAEQRLDALVKQLRENRPTLVDNTPPYTVNESDFVTGFGKEAYKNAVERIKAYALDGDIMQVVLSQRMTIPCPVSPLNVYRSLRNLNPSPYMFYLDLADFHVVGSSPEILVRLSQGEITVRPIAGTRPRGADEASDKALETELLADPKECAEHLMLIDLGRNDVGRVAEIGSVKLTDKMIVERYSHVMHIVSNVTGQIKPDLSAIDVLRAVFPAGTLSGAPKVRAMEIIDELEPIKRCIYGGAVGYLAWHGDMDTAIAIRTAVIKDGVLHIQVGAGIVADSVPENEWNETLNKGRAMFKAVAMAASGVYQFN
- a CDS encoding AEC family transporter, which encodes MLTVSLALVPIFLIILLGYLLIHIHFPDDVFWKPMEEVTYYILFPCLIINELSSAQLQGLNIVPMLVALIGSMLLVGLLTWLIRGVLAVDGRGFSSIFQGSVRFNSYVGIAVAAALLQGAGVPLAALAMACMIPLANILCVSILAHYATHEPTHWGVIFKALLRNPLIIGCVIGISLNVLDWRLPIFLQQTFSILGKASLALGLLAAGAGLRFGAFKAHWESLLVSAGLKLFIFPLCVWSFCWLMRLDQATSTIAVLYGTLPTATSAYILARQMGGDATLMANIITFQTIIAAVTMPFMLSWLVIG